One genomic window of Polyangium aurulentum includes the following:
- a CDS encoding lysine 5,6-aminomutase subunit alpha — MAEVPIDHAVVDACRAAAADIADDVQRFIDRHTTVGVERTVARAYGVAGADREGTPLANVLVDRIQKAQGTGRGVAYFLGRAMLEGASSVQEAAEQLAYGGDIEVEGGPTAAECRGALEAETRRALERIDGAREARETFKARFPAAPLPLKYVIVATGNIYDDAVQAKAARFAGADIVAVIRATAQSLLDYVPEGPTTEGYGGTYATQENFRIIRRAADEASGETGQYLAQTNYSSGLCMSEIAWMAAVERLDMLLNDAMYGILFRDINMERTFVDQYFSRRIIARSGIVINTGEDNYLTTADAVEKAHTVLASQFVNEAFALRAGLREEQMGLGHAFEIDPWREDSFLFEVAQAQLVRQIFDRHPIKWMPPTKFKTGDVFHSHVHDAMFNLAGVMTNQSIELLGMFSEAVHTPLLMDRYLSLKSARYIFGTARHLGDEIQWKPGGIVETRAREVLGKARDLLDEVRRDSIWDAIGHGAFGDVKRKRTGGKGHAGVVARHPEYLNPILDILEGRP; from the coding sequence ATGGCCGAAGTACCCATCGATCACGCCGTCGTCGACGCCTGCCGGGCCGCGGCGGCCGACATCGCCGACGACGTGCAGCGCTTCATCGATCGGCACACGACCGTAGGCGTCGAGCGCACGGTCGCGCGCGCCTACGGCGTGGCAGGCGCCGATCGGGAGGGCACGCCGCTCGCCAACGTGCTCGTCGATCGCATCCAGAAGGCGCAGGGCACGGGCCGCGGCGTCGCCTACTTCCTCGGCCGCGCGATGCTCGAGGGGGCGTCGAGCGTGCAGGAAGCGGCCGAGCAGCTCGCGTACGGCGGCGACATCGAAGTCGAGGGCGGCCCCACGGCGGCCGAGTGCCGGGGCGCGCTCGAGGCGGAGACGCGCCGGGCGCTCGAGCGCATCGACGGGGCGCGTGAGGCCCGCGAGACCTTCAAGGCGCGCTTTCCAGCCGCCCCGCTGCCCTTGAAGTACGTGATCGTGGCCACGGGCAACATCTACGATGACGCGGTGCAGGCGAAGGCCGCTCGCTTCGCGGGCGCCGACATCGTGGCCGTCATCCGCGCGACCGCGCAATCGCTCCTCGATTACGTGCCCGAGGGCCCGACGACCGAGGGTTATGGCGGCACGTACGCGACGCAGGAGAACTTCCGCATCATCCGCCGCGCGGCCGACGAGGCGAGCGGGGAGACGGGGCAATACCTCGCCCAGACGAACTACTCGTCGGGCCTGTGCATGAGCGAGATCGCGTGGATGGCGGCGGTCGAGCGGCTCGACATGCTCCTGAACGACGCGATGTACGGGATTCTCTTCCGCGACATCAACATGGAGCGGACGTTCGTCGACCAGTATTTCTCGCGCCGGATCATCGCGCGCAGCGGGATCGTCATCAACACGGGCGAGGACAACTATCTCACCACGGCGGACGCGGTGGAGAAGGCGCACACGGTGCTCGCCTCGCAGTTCGTGAACGAGGCTTTCGCGCTGCGGGCGGGGCTTCGCGAGGAGCAGATGGGCCTCGGGCACGCGTTCGAGATCGACCCCTGGCGCGAGGACAGCTTTCTCTTCGAGGTAGCGCAAGCGCAGCTCGTCCGGCAGATCTTCGACCGGCATCCGATCAAATGGATGCCGCCCACGAAATTCAAGACGGGCGACGTGTTCCACAGCCACGTGCACGACGCGATGTTCAACCTCGCGGGCGTGATGACCAATCAATCGATCGAGCTGCTCGGCATGTTCAGCGAGGCGGTGCACACGCCGCTCTTGATGGATCGGTATCTGTCGTTGAAGAGCGCGCGGTACATCTTCGGCACGGCGCGGCACCTCGGCGACGAGATTCAATGGAAGCCGGGCGGCATCGTCGAGACGCGGGCGCGGGAGGTCCTCGGCAAGGCGCGCGATCTCCTCGACGAGGTGCGCCGCGATTCGATCTGGGACGCGATCGGCCACGGCGCGTTCGGGGACGTGAAGCGCAAGCGCACGGGGGGCAAGGGGCACGCGGGCGTGGTGGCGCGGCACCCGGAGTATTTGAATCCGATCCTCGACATCCTGGAGGGCCGGCCCTAG
- a CDS encoding trypsin-like peptidase domain-containing protein yields the protein MVATSPQPAVEAAIWLAFAPGSGHFTAVAVSPHHLLTVARLCVNAPYIKLMRAGEQVRTAEVVRAMSPDEGDIAVLYCHQELPHVLRLLPADDLKELTNSLPVSVVGYRDCLRNALGKKAVVLHWSTATFAPSESGQPRLSISVQENEIGGPVLDARQRLVGIASRAAEGTEGLVVPVDGFYEQNRKWKIPLGPPPPRVAKAPTMAQSLALMHLVAAQHEEHEGQNNQVICEHYRAALRLDASAGAAHLGLALAKTLQGEIDEEVVRSLGRACELLPASEWAPECDDTRLRDLLRSSKHLHVVINALRADLKKGRPLAEWAALGRAVADLVHTPDSIEPDRPRPPERAAGRLLLWAGQPRSVIAIPAREQPDILRAAAFLLVDHPEQALFWLDDPQEGQDNDAGRLETTQQIVEALRWIARVREGMYDLPAPREVAEKHASVLGKLMPGGDVLSWHAHAVARAVSGDVAGGAEDLDRALRGLSAYSLPGRWAREFPGFLPTPAQLAAAFGKAILGKSSPKLARLALEKLPMAAADDAHASELSDTEHKLRELAGLSPGMEISPERALVKVMREDPRAARLARTLAQFANEPLPITRLGDFEMILPVLEKVGITESDEENVTFKPEFRTRIRELLTQDQRAAALHDAIDLLLVAYLEGGPRDRRILWPHVLETTNLAIEHSIELLPATELLARVGNQRARELAYNEARDLLQRAADVGARGGVPADLVAEIDMDLGWVLMSLNEHEPARERLDKALAFYDDMAKNSTGATPHRRMARIHYTLARLSATTGDNDSAHKNACRSIDEADRGFEPGSRKAMQIYTSLTHLFTQLGDHLRARKANARINPRERETRMDLSPFEA from the coding sequence TGCTCACCGTCGCGAGGCTCTGCGTCAACGCGCCGTACATCAAGCTGATGCGCGCGGGAGAGCAGGTCCGCACGGCCGAGGTCGTCCGCGCGATGAGCCCGGACGAGGGCGACATCGCGGTGCTCTATTGCCACCAGGAGCTGCCCCACGTGCTGCGGCTCCTGCCCGCCGACGACCTCAAGGAATTGACGAACAGCCTGCCCGTCAGCGTGGTCGGCTATCGCGACTGCCTGCGCAATGCCCTCGGCAAGAAGGCCGTGGTGCTGCACTGGTCGACGGCCACGTTCGCGCCCTCCGAGAGCGGTCAGCCCCGGCTCTCGATCTCCGTGCAGGAGAACGAGATCGGCGGGCCCGTGCTCGACGCGCGCCAGCGCCTCGTCGGCATCGCCTCGCGCGCCGCCGAGGGCACCGAGGGCCTCGTGGTCCCCGTCGACGGGTTCTACGAGCAGAACCGCAAGTGGAAGATCCCGCTCGGGCCGCCGCCGCCGCGCGTGGCCAAGGCGCCCACCATGGCGCAATCGCTCGCCCTCATGCACCTCGTCGCCGCGCAGCACGAGGAGCACGAGGGGCAGAACAACCAGGTCATCTGCGAGCATTACCGCGCCGCGCTCCGCCTCGACGCCTCGGCGGGCGCCGCGCACCTCGGCCTCGCCCTCGCCAAGACGCTGCAGGGCGAGATCGACGAGGAGGTCGTGCGCAGCCTCGGCCGCGCCTGCGAGCTCCTGCCCGCGAGCGAGTGGGCCCCCGAGTGCGACGACACGCGCCTGCGCGATCTGCTCCGGTCCTCGAAGCACCTGCACGTCGTCATCAACGCGCTGCGCGCCGACCTGAAGAAAGGCCGCCCCCTCGCCGAGTGGGCCGCGCTCGGCCGCGCCGTCGCCGATCTCGTCCACACGCCCGACTCCATCGAGCCCGATCGTCCCCGCCCGCCCGAGCGCGCCGCGGGCAGGCTCCTGCTCTGGGCGGGCCAGCCCCGCAGCGTCATCGCCATCCCCGCGCGCGAGCAGCCGGACATCCTGCGCGCGGCCGCGTTCCTGCTCGTCGATCACCCCGAGCAAGCCCTGTTCTGGCTCGACGATCCGCAGGAAGGCCAGGACAACGACGCCGGCAGGCTCGAGACCACGCAGCAGATCGTCGAGGCGCTGCGCTGGATCGCGCGCGTCCGCGAGGGCATGTACGACCTGCCCGCGCCGCGCGAGGTGGCCGAGAAGCACGCGTCGGTCCTCGGCAAGCTCATGCCCGGCGGCGACGTGCTCTCGTGGCACGCGCATGCCGTTGCGCGCGCGGTGAGCGGCGACGTCGCAGGCGGCGCCGAGGATCTCGACAGGGCCCTGCGCGGGCTCAGCGCCTACTCGTTGCCGGGCCGCTGGGCGCGCGAGTTCCCGGGCTTCCTCCCCACGCCCGCGCAGCTCGCGGCGGCCTTCGGCAAGGCCATCCTCGGCAAGAGCAGCCCGAAGCTCGCCCGCCTGGCGCTCGAGAAGCTGCCCATGGCGGCGGCCGACGACGCGCACGCCTCCGAGCTGTCCGACACCGAGCACAAGCTCCGCGAGCTGGCGGGCCTGTCGCCGGGCATGGAGATCTCGCCCGAGCGCGCGCTCGTCAAGGTCATGCGCGAGGACCCGCGCGCCGCGCGCCTCGCCAGGACGCTCGCGCAGTTCGCGAACGAGCCCTTGCCGATCACGCGCCTCGGCGACTTCGAGATGATCCTCCCCGTCCTCGAGAAGGTGGGCATCACCGAGTCGGACGAGGAGAACGTCACCTTCAAGCCCGAGTTCCGCACGCGCATCCGCGAGCTGCTCACGCAGGACCAGCGCGCCGCCGCGCTGCACGACGCGATCGACCTGCTCCTCGTCGCCTACCTCGAGGGCGGCCCGCGCGATCGCCGCATCCTCTGGCCGCACGTCCTCGAGACGACCAACCTCGCGATCGAGCACAGCATCGAGCTGTTGCCCGCGACCGAGCTTCTCGCGCGCGTCGGCAACCAGAGGGCGCGGGAGCTCGCGTACAACGAGGCGCGCGATCTGCTCCAGCGCGCCGCCGACGTCGGGGCGCGGGGCGGGGTGCCGGCCGATCTCGTCGCCGAGATCGACATGGACCTCGGCTGGGTGCTGATGAGCCTGAACGAGCACGAGCCCGCGCGCGAGCGGCTCGACAAGGCCCTCGCGTTCTACGACGACATGGCGAAGAACTCGACCGGCGCCACGCCCCACCGCCGCATGGCGCGCATCCACTACACGCTGGCCCGCCTGAGCGCCACGACGGGCGACAACGACAGCGCGCACAAGAACGCCTGCCGCTCGATCGACGAGGCCGACCGCGGCTTCGAGCCCGGCTCGCGCAAGGCGATGCAGATCTACACGAGCCTCACGCACCTGTTCACGCAGCTCGGCGACCACCTCCGCGCGCGCAAGGCCAACGCCCGCATCAACCCGCGCGAGCGCGAGACGCGCATGGATCTGTCGCCCTTCGAGGCGTGA